From Halapricum desulfuricans, a single genomic window includes:
- the aglG gene encoding glucosyl-dolichyl phosphate glucuronosyltransferase translates to MRVSVVLCTHTLDRYHDLLDAAESVREQTYDDVELVLVSDGSEAVTRQFERDFADSEDVVITELDENSGLLEARNHGAEVANGDVVAFIDDDAIADPEWVDQLVESYEQQDAVAVGGKMVPEWVAGKPDFLPEEFYWLVGVTHRGFGPGGEPNTAGEVRNTNGSNLSFLREVFIELNGFDTAIGGRKGDANLQGGETELCARLQQECGKGVWYNPNAVVSHKVFEYRMNICWLLDRAFWQGYSKRAMETFVEDSTGEESAFLRQLLMTYLPQRLWILLTGPSREKAAQLVMVIVLTGIVGIGYIYGMIKYYSF, encoded by the coding sequence ATGCGCGTTTCCGTTGTCCTGTGCACGCACACGCTCGATCGATATCACGATCTGCTCGACGCTGCGGAAAGCGTCCGCGAGCAAACCTACGACGACGTCGAGCTCGTGCTCGTCAGCGACGGGAGCGAGGCAGTCACCAGGCAGTTCGAACGTGACTTCGCGGACAGCGAGGACGTCGTGATCACGGAGCTGGACGAGAATAGCGGCTTGCTCGAAGCGCGCAACCACGGCGCGGAAGTCGCAAACGGGGACGTGGTCGCGTTCATCGACGACGACGCGATCGCCGACCCGGAGTGGGTGGACCAGCTCGTCGAATCCTACGAACAGCAAGACGCGGTCGCCGTCGGCGGCAAGATGGTGCCCGAGTGGGTCGCGGGAAAGCCGGACTTTCTGCCCGAGGAGTTCTACTGGCTGGTTGGCGTGACTCACCGCGGGTTCGGTCCGGGTGGAGAGCCCAATACTGCAGGCGAGGTACGGAATACGAATGGATCAAACCTGTCGTTTCTTCGTGAAGTATTTATAGAGTTAAACGGGTTTGATACTGCGATTGGTGGGCGAAAAGGTGATGCAAATCTCCAGGGCGGTGAAACAGAACTGTGCGCGCGGCTACAACAAGAGTGCGGGAAGGGCGTTTGGTATAATCCCAATGCTGTCGTCTCGCACAAGGTGTTTGAATATCGGATGAACATCTGTTGGCTGCTCGATCGAGCGTTTTGGCAGGGTTATTCGAAGCGAGCAATGGAGACGTTTGTCGAGGACTCGACTGGTGAGGAAAGCGCCTTTCTCAGGCAACTTCTGATGACATATTTGCCACAGCGGCTTTGGATCCTATTGACTGGTCCGAGTCGTGAGAAAGCAGCGCAACTTGTTATGGTCATTGTGCTCACCGGTATTGTTGGAATCGGATATATTTATGGGATGATTAAATACTACAGTTTTTAA
- a CDS encoding glycosyltransferase family 2 protein, with amino-acid sequence MTTLGVPVFSRYNKLERLLRQSEKHNGINKVIVGDNGKKNSSDPFYSGWDITIEVVDLEHGVGVSAARNSIFKRADERLLLIDSDILLPPNINRLHRVLDEDETLGGVSGMIVEPETGKSFLTGANFKELDNKLIKKALRSPKIDLVNGVAIYRADYISLPGLYRTSIIEDQSWDEEYNIHREHLDFFISHWKESEWEFATTPEVVFHHYPSMNTGYAKNIRRNEESIMSDNLYFLDKWEYESLNGFGNHIMSSGPNNHTDLERAVYHYQKSGIKGLLRRGIKKIL; translated from the coding sequence ATGACGACACTTGGCGTCCCAGTTTTCAGCAGATATAATAAACTAGAGAGATTACTTAGACAATCAGAAAAACACAATGGTATAAATAAAGTTATAGTAGGGGACAATGGGAAAAAGAACTCTTCTGATCCGTTCTATAGCGGATGGGACATTACTATCGAGGTGGTTGACCTAGAACATGGTGTGGGTGTATCTGCTGCAAGAAATAGCATATTTAAAAGGGCCGACGAGCGTTTGTTACTTATAGATTCAGATATTTTGTTGCCACCCAATATAAATCGCTTACACAGGGTATTAGATGAAGATGAGACTCTTGGTGGAGTGTCAGGTATGATAGTTGAGCCCGAAACTGGCAAATCATTCTTAACAGGTGCCAATTTCAAAGAATTAGATAATAAATTAATAAAAAAGGCATTGCGGTCGCCAAAAATAGATCTTGTTAACGGGGTGGCAATATATCGCGCAGATTATATTTCTCTCCCTGGGTTGTACCGGACTAGTATTATTGAAGATCAATCATGGGATGAAGAATATAATATCCATAGAGAGCATTTAGATTTCTTTATATCTCATTGGAAAGAATCTGAGTGGGAGTTTGCAACAACTCCCGAAGTCGTCTTCCATCATTATCCCTCTATGAATACAGGATACGCTAAGAATATTAGGAGAAATGAAGAATCTATTATGAGTGATAATTTATACTTTTTGGATAAGTGGGAATATGAAAGCTTAAACGGGTTTGGGAACCATATTATGAGCTCTGGTCCTAATAATCACACAGACCTAGAGAGGGCAGTATACCACTACCAAAAAAGTGGAATTAAAGGCCTTCTTCGGCGCGGGATTAAAAAGATTCTATGA
- a CDS encoding glycosyltransferase family 2 protein, whose amino-acid sequence MADQDNHAAAKDFNGSAWEVTACFTHHNRPKKLRRALEQLVGVTDVSLTIRVHENGSTKDVDAQLADLVDEGLIDELIQTDENLGGAGSRRLLLEETDIETDYVLILDDDMYVDDGWDHTMLPLFESDPDIGMIGAPFMIPGTNEIRDGGRIMTWGSGIPAYDADRDILIRDQADYSALADPDVSSISVDSIPIGSALVRTDVLSDVSLPDRQTFEDIAFCLDVANAGWEIVMSCETIFYHDKRTEDDTNRNRTDWNAKLEGYRDFCEKRNLRFALPQHILHEGVFRVPNRILWVISDIKNRKWY is encoded by the coding sequence CGGATCGGCTTGGGAGGTTACGGCCTGCTTTACTCACCACAATCGGCCAAAAAAGCTGCGACGAGCGCTTGAGCAGTTGGTGGGTGTGACGGATGTCTCACTGACGATTCGAGTACACGAAAACGGATCGACAAAAGATGTCGATGCCCAGTTAGCAGATCTAGTGGACGAAGGCCTGATTGATGAGTTGATTCAGACGGATGAAAATTTGGGAGGTGCTGGAAGTCGACGCCTTCTACTTGAGGAAACGGATATTGAGACAGACTACGTTCTCATCCTTGACGACGACATGTACGTTGATGATGGATGGGACCATACAATGCTTCCTCTTTTTGAATCAGACCCAGATATCGGTATGATCGGTGCACCATTTATGATCCCAGGGACGAACGAAATAAGAGACGGTGGACGGATTATGACTTGGGGCTCAGGAATCCCTGCCTACGATGCAGATCGTGATATACTGATCCGGGACCAAGCCGACTATAGTGCTCTTGCGGACCCTGATGTCTCAAGTATCTCAGTCGACAGTATCCCGATCGGATCAGCTCTCGTCCGTACGGATGTTCTGTCGGACGTGTCTCTGCCTGATCGGCAGACATTTGAGGATATTGCCTTTTGTTTGGACGTAGCCAATGCTGGCTGGGAAATCGTAATGAGCTGTGAGACAATCTTCTACCATGATAAGCGAACAGAAGACGACACGAACAGGAACCGCACCGACTGGAACGCTAAACTGGAGGGGTATCGTGACTTCTGTGAGAAGCGCAATCTTCGTTTTGCTCTCCCACAACACATTCTACATGAAGGAGTTTTCCGGGTTCCAAATCGGATCCTGTGGGTAATTTCAGATATAAAGAACAGAAAGTGGTACTGA
- a CDS encoding oligosaccharide flippase family protein, with amino-acid sequence MTEVSDVSQRKQVVSGSIAKTVQMVLGFLVVVYLARILPSSEFGLYFFFLSIVHVTDGPITGFASAAQKRFSETGSDRREIVGAVLILTTVVSAIFFIGALIVAEFTRTLNEPSLLGILFFSVVASNAIFRVYLGTGKVGQKNWIEFGRSVVRSIIQVILATAGFGAFGLIVGMSVASALTVPIILFLFGFRPEVPSIGTIKSLWAFAKYSMVSGVVSRASNQIDKVIIGFFLTTVAVSQYEVTYRLMMPALLMTGVIQSGLFSRISNLDSKNESIDKEVSRNLSFSSVLSLPMFFGSVAIGESLVSTIFGSQYTGLGVLVAMMGLYKVIESQTSPLLSILGGLDEPKILMYINLATSCLNIVIALFLIQIYGILGVLFSSIISNLLKYIILYYSLKSRMPDLDLFPHYLKIEIISGAGMFAIVTSFNNIFRFSGTAIFGLVGLGVFIYSIAIFLWIPDFRHFIRQVLSS; translated from the coding sequence ATGACAGAAGTGAGTGACGTTAGCCAGAGAAAACAAGTAGTCTCTGGCAGTATCGCTAAAACTGTTCAAATGGTTCTTGGATTTCTAGTAGTTGTCTATCTCGCTAGAATCCTCCCCTCAAGCGAGTTTGGACTATATTTCTTTTTTCTTTCTATTGTTCATGTGACGGATGGACCAATAACGGGCTTTGCTTCTGCTGCACAAAAGCGCTTCTCAGAGACTGGGTCAGATCGTAGAGAAATTGTGGGCGCTGTTTTGATATTAACCACCGTAGTATCTGCGATATTTTTCATAGGAGCATTAATTGTTGCTGAGTTTACTAGGACCCTCAACGAGCCAAGTCTCTTGGGAATATTATTCTTTTCTGTAGTGGCTTCTAATGCAATCTTCAGAGTTTACTTGGGCACTGGGAAAGTTGGCCAAAAAAATTGGATAGAATTCGGGAGAAGTGTTGTCCGTTCTATTATACAGGTGATCTTAGCTACCGCTGGATTTGGGGCCTTCGGACTAATTGTCGGAATGAGCGTAGCGTCAGCTCTTACAGTACCAATCATCCTATTTTTATTTGGATTCCGTCCTGAAGTCCCCTCTATTGGAACAATTAAAAGCTTGTGGGCATTCGCAAAGTACAGTATGGTGAGCGGAGTTGTTTCACGCGCTTCTAATCAAATTGACAAGGTTATTATTGGCTTCTTTTTGACAACTGTTGCCGTTAGCCAGTATGAAGTCACTTATAGATTGATGATGCCTGCTTTACTTATGACTGGAGTGATACAATCTGGCCTCTTTTCTCGAATAAGCAATCTTGATAGCAAAAATGAAAGTATTGATAAAGAAGTATCTCGAAATTTGTCTTTTAGCAGTGTCCTTTCGCTACCGATGTTTTTTGGATCTGTAGCAATCGGAGAGTCGCTAGTATCTACAATATTTGGTTCACAATATACTGGACTTGGAGTATTAGTTGCAATGATGGGACTATATAAGGTTATTGAATCACAGACCTCACCATTATTGAGTATTTTAGGAGGATTAGATGAGCCTAAAATTTTAATGTATATAAACTTAGCCACTTCATGCCTAAATATAGTGATCGCTCTCTTCCTCATCCAAATTTATGGTATTCTGGGCGTTTTATTTTCGTCAATTATCTCTAATTTATTAAAATATATAATCCTATACTATTCATTGAAATCTCGGATGCCAGATCTAGATCTCTTTCCACACTATCTAAAAATAGAGATCATATCTGGGGCGGGCATGTTTGCTATAGTCACAAGTTTCAACAATATATTTCGTTTTTCAGGTACTGCCATCTTTGGGTTAGTCGGGCTTGGAGTATTTATCTACTCTATTGCAATATTTCTGTGGATACCTGATTTCCGACACTTCATCCGACAGGTACTGTCTAGTTGA
- a CDS encoding sulfatase-like hydrolase/transferase, with amino-acid sequence MNTLLVTVDSLRYDHYQYMIHTQDFLGESHDRTFATATATLGCFPTIFTGRTNEPHDIDPTDSFVNEINDFTIGITANQLVSERYGYGGGFDHFTSPITEGGISMKDKIAERIPRGITYDIATRVWSTFERALSIVSDPDPPFRPADEMINEFLENCGDTYFGWLHFMEPHHPYSPRSETGTRARRLSRSAVAGENPDRPEEVRRLYRQEVEELDESLHRLWQSIPSDTQVIFTADHGELLGEYGRWGHPGFLVPELLQVPFATRNIDISSEVVSLLDIPSYILGTEFKDGQFDREVAYASIQDSKAAINRGHIVSTEGSYALGEETEVDSALKRELARFRPSGVSKTDAVEEDLEALGYLE; translated from the coding sequence ATGAACACGCTCTTGGTGACCGTTGACTCTCTTCGGTACGATCATTATCAGTATATGATACACACCCAGGATTTCCTGGGGGAATCTCATGACCGTACGTTTGCGACAGCAACAGCCACGCTGGGCTGTTTTCCAACCATTTTTACTGGACGAACAAACGAGCCCCATGATATTGATCCAACCGACTCGTTCGTTAATGAGATCAATGACTTCACTATTGGGATAACTGCGAATCAACTTGTTTCTGAACGCTACGGCTACGGCGGGGGGTTCGACCATTTCACCTCGCCAATCACGGAGGGCGGTATTTCGATGAAAGACAAGATTGCAGAGCGTATTCCCCGAGGAATTACATATGATATAGCTACGCGAGTCTGGTCCACTTTCGAGCGCGCTCTCTCAATTGTATCTGATCCGGACCCGCCTTTCCGCCCTGCAGACGAGATGATCAACGAGTTCCTCGAAAATTGTGGTGATACCTACTTTGGGTGGCTTCATTTTATGGAGCCACATCATCCATATAGCCCGAGATCGGAAACAGGTACCCGTGCCCGGCGACTATCGCGCAGTGCAGTGGCTGGCGAAAATCCGGATCGGCCTGAGGAAGTCCGTCGTCTCTATAGACAAGAAGTCGAGGAACTCGACGAATCCCTCCATCGGCTGTGGCAATCGATACCGTCAGATACCCAAGTCATATTTACTGCAGATCATGGTGAGCTACTTGGCGAGTACGGTCGATGGGGACATCCGGGATTCTTAGTTCCCGAACTGCTGCAGGTACCATTTGCAACTCGAAATATCGATATCAGCTCTGAAGTCGTGTCGCTATTAGATATACCGAGCTATATTCTTGGAACCGAATTCAAAGATGGACAGTTTGATCGTGAGGTAGCTTATGCATCTATCCAAGACAGCAAAGCTGCGATTAATCGTGGACATATTGTCAGCACAGAGGGGTCATATGCCCTTGGAGAAGAGACAGAAGTCGACTCAGCTCTTAAACGCGAACTGGCTCGGTTTAGACCGTCCGGCGTCTCGAAAACCGACGCCGTCGAGGAAGATCTTGAAGCACTCGGTTATCTTGAATAG